A window of Pedobacter lusitanus contains these coding sequences:
- a CDS encoding biliverdin-producing heme oxygenase translates to MISSIIKDATMPAHKKLEKQVILKLKAIRSNEDYSALLKNFNDYFDAVEKAIAPYINPEVLADYGQRRNSAYIKRDITELGGDPIPAASVEVPEIQNSLDAMAALYVMEGSIMGGKIIVQMLAKAGITKGVSFFSGYGEDTGRLWGTFIKALDRTGTNEEDEKRAVKIANDTFNCFAKVF, encoded by the coding sequence ATGATCAGTTCAATTATTAAAGATGCGACCATGCCTGCCCACAAAAAACTGGAGAAACAGGTGATTTTAAAGCTAAAAGCGATTCGCAGTAACGAAGATTATTCCGCATTGCTTAAAAATTTCAATGACTATTTTGATGCTGTTGAAAAAGCTATTGCGCCATATATCAATCCTGAAGTTCTCGCAGATTACGGTCAGAGAAGAAACTCAGCTTATATTAAACGGGATATTACAGAACTCGGCGGAGATCCAATCCCGGCAGCTTCTGTAGAAGTTCCGGAAATTCAGAATTCACTGGATGCTATGGCTGCCCTGTATGTAATGGAAGGTTCAATTATGGGCGGAAAAATTATAGTACAGATGCTGGCCAAAGCGGGTATCACTAAAGGTGTTTCCTTCTTTTCAGGTTACGGTGAAGATACAGGAAGATTATGGGGAACATTTATTAAGGCTTTAGACCGAACCGGAACAAATGAAGAAGATGAAAAAAGAGCCGTTAAAATAGCAAATGATACTTTTAATTGTTTTGCTAAAGTCTTTTAA